The sequence AGCACCAAGACCAACAACAAGAAACATAAACCAGATAATGATATACACTACAAGAATGTCATTTCTAGAcacaaccaaaatttagaaAACAGAAAGGAAAGAGCTGTAGCGGCGTCACTGCTACTATATCACCGGGCTGGGAAAGGGCAGTCAGAGCCCAGTGGTGGCAGATGATGCTGCTATCGCGCACGCCGGGCTGGGAAAAGGAGAGCCAAAGGCGGCGGCTCCGTGCTGCACTGTTGCTGCTATTACACTCGCCGGAAGGACGAGCCGCTGTCGCGCCGCGGAGCCCGGTGGTGGCAGATGATGCTGCTGTCGCGCGCGCACCGGGCTGGGAAAAGGAGAGCCAAAGGCGACTGCTCTGTGCTGCACTGTTGCTGCTGTTAGGCTTGCCGGAAGGACGAGCCGCCTTCGCGCCAAGTGTCGGGGTGCGCGTCAGCGGTCGCCGGTCGCCAGTCAGCTGAGAGAGAAATGGGAGATTGGGGGCGGCTGCTGTTCTGAGATAGGACTTAGGGTTTTGTTCAAttattgtgtaatttaaattcagTAATTGTGTTACAATGGGCTTAGGGTTTGGGGATTGGGCCATCTTTGTGGATctgaaatatatttaattttgggcctacaaataatatattatatatataattgtttgagctcgattaggctcgcgagtctaacgagtcgagtatcacGAAACTCGAACTCTGGCTCAGTACCTActcgagtagctcgagctcgactcgactaaCATCGAGTCAATTTCGAGCCGATCCcgagtagctcgcgagctagctcgactcacttaTACCGTAAATAGAGACAAAGGACACACATATGCAATTATGAACaattcagataggagattagatagtgaacttaggaatcattgtatacaagcataaaagttcttgctttcagtatacaaatccaacacatacatgcataattatgaataaataaataattcatatacataattaaataaatctgtataatattttaaattatagacTTAAGATATACACCCTCTgtcccgcgaagcttgagcaGTATTAAttttcgggttgtcccacaaaaCTTGAGCACTTTTGTTATATGGcaaaagtttttccctttaaattataaaaattataatttaaaaatatttaaatttaaaataattataattaaaaaattatgtaaacttttttgaaataaaaataatgacatCTACTTATTTTTGTCACTAACAAATGAACTTAAAATGAAGAAAGAATATGATGTTCAACATTAAAGAgcgaataaaaattaaatttgacactTTAAACGATCATAACTTAttctttacaattttttttttaaatagttttCACATCGAATTAAAGATCTtctcataatttttaatttaacattcatattgaataatttttcatGAATCGAAGTTAACgattttttgaaaagaattaaaatagaaataaaaaaagaatttggAGGGAAaagtgagaagagagaaagtttagagataaaaaaaaaactaaaattttataTAGATTGGATTAAATTATTACCAATTTTGAGAAACATATATGTGTATCTGAATTAAAAATGAAGTTGTATCTGAATTACTAACTTTTATTTTGTGAGTTTCCAAATAAGTTCGTGGGGCTCTTGAGTTGGTCATTGGTTACACCAACCCATTGTGTTAATTAATGGAGATGTAGGAtattttttggataaattagcaattaaataataataaaaaaattacttcagaaaaaaacaaaaaagttcCGTTGCCGGGAATCGAACCCGGGTCTCCTGGGTGAAAGCCAGATATCCTAACCGCTGGACGACAACGGATTGTTGAATAccaaatcataatttaaataaatacttattgaTTAAGAATAATTTATAGTACTACTATATATTTAGCATCTCCCGTGCATGAAAGCAGAGCATAATGTCGACGTTAATCCAACACATCAACTTGAGCTCTGCTTCAATCTCCACACCACCTCCCATCCTCACCACATTCCCACTTCTCAAACCCACCAATTTGCGCCAATCCCTTTTCTCATTCACCCATAAATTAATTCTTAGCCCCCCAAACAAGTCTTTGGACGAAGCTTATGCGTCCGTTCTTGATCATTGCGCCGCCCAGAAATCGTTATGGCATGGAAAACAGATTCACGCCCACATAATAAAGCGTCACAATGTGCATGATTTCATGTTCTTGGCTACCAAGCTTGTGTTACTGTATGGAAAATGCGGGTCCTTGTTGGACGCAGAAGAGTTGTTCGATGAAATGCCTGAAAGAAGTATTTTTGCTTACAATGCCCTGCTTGGTGCTTATGTTTCACACGGGGAGACTAGGAGAGCTATTCAATTTTATGCGGATATGCGGTTTTTGGATGTTCCTGTAGATGCACATACCTGTAGTTCCGTGTTGAAGGCCTGTGCTGGAGAAAGAGATACGCGTTGCGGGAGAGAGATTCATGGCTACATGATAAAGTTAGGGTTTCTTTGTAATGATATTGCTGTGAATTCACTTGTTAGTGTCTATGCCAGGTGCGATGATGTAGGGGCGGTGAAGCTGTTGTTTGATCAGAGGAGTGGGAAAGGAGATGTGGTATTATGGAATTTAATGATTTCTACTTATGGTTTGATTGTTTTTGGGGAAATGCTGAGTGCTGCTGTCACGCCCACCACATACACTTTTGTTGCAGCTCTTCAGGCCTGCAAAGAGCTCTCATCAGGGGTGCAGATTCATGCTGTTGTCTTCAAGTATGGTCTTTGTTGGGATAGATACGTCGCGAATGCTTTAGTAGTCATGTATTCAGAATGCAGTAGAATAGATGAGGCTGAAAGAGTTTTCATCAACATTGATAATAGGGATAGTGTTTCTTGGAATTCCATGTTAGCTGCTTATGTGCAAAATGGCCTTTATGATGAATCACTTGATTTATTCCGTGAAATAACAAGGGATGGGCGAACACCTGACCGGGTTTCAGTTATTACTGCTCTTTCAGCCTGTGGAAGATCAGGAAAGCTGTTGAGCGGAATGGAAGTTCACACCTTTGCTTTGAAAAATGGATTGGACTTGGATCTTCAAGTGGGAAGCACGATCACAGACATGTATGCAAAGTGTTCCAAGACAAGATTTATGGACTCTGCTTTCCGTAGGATTCCCCAAAAAGATTTTATTTCCTGGACAACAATCATTTCTGGCTATGTACAGAATAATGGCCACATGAAGGCCTTGGATTCCCTACGGGAAGTGCTGAATGAAGGCATTTATATTGATAAAATGATGATTGAAAGTGTTCTCATTGCTTGCCGTGAGTTGAAAAGTATTTCAGTAGTGAAAGAGATCCATGGCTACATAGTGAGGAGAGAATTATCTGATATTGTAGTGCAGAACACTATTGTGGATGCATATGGAGAGTGTGGAGAAGTGGATTACGCAAGAAATATCTTCGAACTGATTGAAATGAAAAATGTTGTATCTTGGACAAGCATGGTTGATTGTTATGTCCGTAATGGACTTGCAAATGAGGCACTCAAAATTTCTCATCGCATGGTTAGACAAGGTGTTGAGTTAGACTCTATTGCAGTTTTGAGTATTCTCTCAGCTGTTACCAGTTTATCAACATTGAGGAAGGGTAAGGAACTTCATGGGTT comes from Salvia miltiorrhiza cultivar Shanhuang (shh) chromosome 3, IMPLAD_Smil_shh, whole genome shotgun sequence and encodes:
- the LOC131016309 gene encoding pentatricopeptide repeat-containing protein At3g63370, chloroplastic → MSTLIQHINLSSASISTPPPILTTFPLLKPTNLRQSLFSFTHKLILSPPNKSLDEAYASVLDHCAAQKSLWHGKQIHAHIIKRHNVHDFMFLATKLVLLYGKCGSLLDAEELFDEMPERSIFAYNALLGAYVSHGETRRAIQFYADMRFLDVPVDAHTCSSVLKACAGERDTRCGREIHGYMIKLGFLCNDIAVNSLVSVYARCDDVGAVKLLFDQRSGKGDVVLWNLMISTYGLIVFGEMLSAAVTPTTYTFVAALQACKELSSGVQIHAVVFKYGLCWDRYVANALVVMYSECSRIDEAERVFINIDNRDSVSWNSMLAAYVQNGLYDESLDLFREITRDGRTPDRVSVITALSACGRSGKLLSGMEVHTFALKNGLDLDLQVGSTITDMYAKCSKTRFMDSAFRRIPQKDFISWTTIISGYVQNNGHMKALDSLREVLNEGIYIDKMMIESVLIACRELKSISVVKEIHGYIVRRELSDIVVQNTIVDAYGECGEVDYARNIFELIEMKNVVSWTSMVDCYVRNGLANEALKISHRMVRQGVELDSIAVLSILSAVTSLSTLRKGKELHGFLVRRCLHLEKSIASSLVDMYGSCGAVDNAHKLFDCAKSRDLVLWTSLINGYGMHGQGKMAIKLFRKMEAENVHPDHITFLAILYACSHSALVDEGRRFFNTMSCQYGLEPWPQHYACLVDLLGRANHLQEALELVETMKMEPTAAVWCALLGACRIHSNMEVGEIAAIKLLEMDPKNPGNYVLISNMFAAAERWEDVEEVRMRMRLKGLKKDPGCSWVEIGDRLHTFITRDRSHPRSDEIYDKLTQITEKLERDAGYKAQTSYALHNVEEVEKVRMLHGHSERLALAYGLLTTPQRTPLRITKNLRVCGDCHAFTKLVSKHFEREIVVRDANRFHHFKDGYCSCRDFW